In Bombus huntii isolate Logan2020A chromosome 9, iyBomHunt1.1, whole genome shotgun sequence, a single window of DNA contains:
- the LOC126869652 gene encoding NEDD8-conjugating enzyme Ubc12 codes for MIKLFSLKQAKKDGESPKAGTQKKASAAQLRITKDINELNLPKTCGTEFPDPDDLLSFKLIICPDEGFYRGGRFVFSFKVGPNYPHEPPKVKCETQVYHPNIDLDGNVCLNILREDWKPVLTINSIVYGLQYLFLEPNPEDPLNKDAAEVLQNNRRAFEQNVAKAMRGGYVGAFYFERCLK; via the exons ATGATCAAATTATTCTCATTAAAACAGGCGAAAAAGGATGGCGAGTCGCCGAAAGCTGGCACCCAAAAGAAGGCATCTGCAGCACAACTGAGAATCACAAAAG aTATAAATGAACTTAATCTTCCAAAAACATGTGGGACGGAGTTTCCTGATCCAGATGACCTTCTCAGCTTTAAGCTAATTATTTGTCCAGATGAG gGATTTTATAGAGGTGGCAGATTTGTCTTCAGCTTTAAAGTTGGACCAAATTATCCACATGAGCCGCCTAAAGTAAAATGTGAAACACAAGTTTATCATCCTAATATTGACTTGGATGGCAATGTgtgtctaaatattttaagagAAGATTGGAAACCAGTCCTTACAATTAATTCTATTGTCTATGGATTACAATATCTTTTCTTG GAACCAAATCCAGAAGATCCATTGAATAAAGATGCTGCGGAGGTCCTGCAAAATAATAGGAGAGCGTTTGAGCAGAATGTAGCAAAAGCAATGAGAGGTGGTTATGTTGGCGCGTTTTATTTCGAACGGTGTCTCAAGTGA